The Ananas comosus cultivar F153 linkage group 24, ASM154086v1, whole genome shotgun sequence DNA window ACAACATCACAAAGTGCAAATGATTTGATAAGCAGTTATAATATGTTGGCGCCAAAGAAAATAGATATTTCTTCACATAGTGTATCAGCAGATAGGTAAGTGCTCGGTCCgaccccatgccacggcacttaaatccttatttTCAAGAAATTTTACTCAAATTAGTCAGTAATCTGTCTATTAAGGgcaaacaataaaattaaaagaccTCTTGAAAGTCTAGGAAATGGTTTTTAGTTAAATACCTCAGGACAAAATATCTTGTTATGCCTGATAATGTGTGTCGTTGGCATAGATTGCCACACCATATATCAGTGTAATTCAGGTGCTCACGTAAGTACTTTGCTACACATGGCTGTCACGTAGAGCGTACCACACGATGGTAGTCCTGTCTTTTTGTAATCTAGATGTAAGCTAGCAACAAATATTTTTCTGTCATTTTTTTTCTGATGGCTTGCAGCTCACATTATTCTTTTCATTCGGCAactgttctttttctttcttcgcGTTCTGCTGTTTTCTTAACAATAACGATGTTTTTCATATTGATAATGAAGATTAATAAGAAGTAAGAACTGTTACAAATGTAGTTCAAGTATCTTTTCAGCGAACTATCTTTTATTTCATAGTGCTAATCAGTAGAAGCTCGAGTCCGAAATGTGTCTCTCTTTTTCATCCTGCATGCTGATGAACATCCTTTTACTGCACATAATCTTTCTATTTACTGTGTCAGTTGCTTTTTTCTGAAGAACAGACCAAAAGGCTCAAGGATGTGGAGATCAGCTTTCCTATTGTGTACGGAACAATATCATTTTGGCTTGGTAAAAAAGCAAGCGAGTAAGTTTGCAATTTAACGACTCTTTTTTTTGGGAGAATATTTGGCAAGTTAGAACTACTAATATAGTCTTTATACAAAAAGGGGGTTATTGTAAAATCACATGTTGTgtcaatatatattattatgttagTAATTAGATTTTCCCATTTAGGTACAATTCACACAAATGGACTGTCTATGTCCGTGGAGCAACAAATGAGGATTTAAGCGTGATAGTTAAGCGTGCAGTGTTTCAACTACATCCCAGCTTCAACAATCCGACAAGGGTTGTGGAGTCGGCACCTTTTGAGGTATCGGAATCTGGTTGGGGAGAATTTGAAATAGCCATTAGCCTTTTCTTCCACAGTGATGTTTGTGACAAGCAGTTGGATCTGTAAGTTTGAAGTAAAAGAGTTTCTGCTATCACTTAATTCTGATCACCAACCTCATTCTACGTCTAATGGAACTTTTCCAAATGGAACAGATATCACCAGCTAAAGTTGTATCCTGAAGATGATAGTGCTCCTCAGTCCACTAAAAAGCCTGTTGTAATTGAAACATATGATGAGGTTGTATTTTCGGAGCCTACAGAAGCTTTTTTTGCTAGAGTTCAGAATCATCCAGCTGCAGTTGTACCTAGGCTACCTCCTGGTTTATCCTTGCCACCCCCAGGTATAATGCAACTCTCTTTACTTGTCATTCATATTTTTAACCCTCATTACTTGTTATTTGTACTTTCAACTCTCTTTACTTGCCATTTGTACATTCAACTCTCTTTACTCGTCATTCGTACTCTATATTTTCTGAGAAACTAACTGCCATTGACCCTTTTAGCGCCACTTGAGCATGTAAATGAAAAGAAACGAGGTGACACTAAAGATCATGCACTGAGTCAGTGGTTCATGAATTTCTCCGAGGCAGATGAGCTATTAAAACTGGCAGCAGCTCGTCAACAGGTAATATTTGATTTCCTTATCTTTGAACTATTTAAATGGAGATGGTTTCTAAATTTAGCATTTTGGACATTTGAATGCTTGTGTTAGGAAGTCTGTGAATGTAATATTTGGTTTGTAAAGTTGTTACGCAAAGTCAATTTGTAAGATTTCTCTCAGCCATACTAAGTCTGATCTCACATGTCACGAATTTCCTCAAAATGT harbors:
- the LOC109728793 gene encoding transcription initiation factor TFIID subunit 14b isoform X1, with the translated sequence MPNPATAAAAAAAAPSSSSKKSAGDPPESAGAGAGSVQKAQRSKPARPSDDADKKLLFSEEQTKRLKDVEISFPIVYGTISFWLGKKASEYNSHKWTVYVRGATNEDLSVIVKRAVFQLHPSFNNPTRVVESAPFEVSESGWGEFEIAISLFFHSDVCDKQLDLYHQLKLYPEDDSAPQSTKKPVVIETYDEVVFSEPTEAFFARVQNHPAAVVPRLPPGLSLPPPAPLEHVNEKKRGDTKDHALSQWFMNFSEADELLKLAAARQQVQAHIVKLRRQLTKIDGPPQQSRAASGQ
- the LOC109728793 gene encoding transcription initiation factor TFIID subunit 14b isoform X2; this translates as MPNPATAAAAAAAAPSSSSKKSAGDPPESAGAGAGSVQKAQRSKPARPSDDADKKTKRLKDVEISFPIVYGTISFWLGKKASEYNSHKWTVYVRGATNEDLSVIVKRAVFQLHPSFNNPTRVVESAPFEVSESGWGEFEIAISLFFHSDVCDKQLDLYHQLKLYPEDDSAPQSTKKPVVIETYDEVVFSEPTEAFFARVQNHPAAVVPRLPPGLSLPPPAPLEHVNEKKRGDTKDHALSQWFMNFSEADELLKLAAARQQVQAHIVKLRRQLTKIDGPPQQSRAASGQ